The following is a genomic window from Armatimonadota bacterium.
AGGTCATGAACGCCGTGGGCGCGCTGGCGCCGCGCGCGGTGGTGATGGTGAGCTGCGACCCGACGACGCTGGCGCGGGACATCGGGCTGCTCGCCGAACACGGCTACCAGGCGCGGCGCACCGTGGCCATTGACATGTTCCCCCACACGTGGCGCGTGGAATCGGCGACCCTGTGCGAGCGCTGACGGCGCGCCGCGTCCTTCAGGCGGTCCTCAATCCGGCGGTACCGCGTACGGTTCCCTCAGCCCCGGCGACTATAGTAGGTCGTCCGCCGCGCCTGGACCAAGAAACCGGCCCGCCTCGTGGACTACCGAGGCGGGCCGGATCGCGGTGGGCCCTGGCCAGATCAGTGAACCAGGACCCTGCCCGAGCTCTTACTGAATCTCGTTCGGGCTGGTCATGAGCGCGATCGTGCTGTAGAAGCTACCGCGCCAGTACTTGACGTGACCATCGGTGAAGCCCACAGGGGTCGCGATCGTGATGGTCGGCGGATCGCCTCCCAACTCGGGCGGAACCACGTGGTCATCCGTGTAGTCGTCGCTGTAACCCTCATGCACTCCGAAGGAGTCGCATGCAAGCAACGGCTCCCACACCGGGTCGTCGAAGTTGCCGACGGCCTGGGCGCAAGCGAAGTACTCCGACGGATCGTCGCCGGAGCCAAGGTACCCCAGAATGACCGCAACGTCCCAGATCGCGAACGAACCCCAGCCGTAGTCGCTGGCCGCGGTCCCGATCGGGTGGTGCATGCAGAAGTAGANNNNNNNNNNNNNNNNNNNNNNNNNNNNNNNNNNNNNNNNNNNNNNNNNNNNNNNNNNNNNNNNNNNNNNNNNNNNNNNNNNNNNNNNNNNNNNNNNNNNATTGGCCTGCCGCGCGGGTCGTCGGGCACGGGTACATTGTAGTTGACCGCGTGGAGCAGCATCAGGTCATCCCCACGGTAGGCGTGAAACCGTACTCCTGCGGCCCGGCGCCCGTCAGCCAGGCGAATGCGATAGCCCAGCCCGCGCTCAATCCATGGTATCAAGCGCGCCCGATCGTAGTAGCGGTCCACCCCAATCATGCGATCCAGTTCGTACACCGCCGCCGCGCTGCGCCCCGCAGGCACGTTGAGGCTCGCGGCGCTGTACATCGCGAAGTCGAGCGCATCTTCCCGGCTGATGTTGTCGGCGCCGATGAGCGAAGCGACATTCACCGCATGCACCCACCTGCCGTCGCGCGAAGACCTCAGGCCGCTTGCGCCGCGCCTCGCCGCCGCAAATGGCTCGGCGAACGCGTTCTCGTGTCTCGGCTTGCCGGCGTCGTCGCAGCAGCCGCTCTCACCGGTTAACACGACGAGCCCACCCGACGCGGCGAATTCCTCCACAGCCGCCGCCCCGTCGTCGCTGAGATAGCGCGCTTCCGGCAGAATGAGCACGTCATAGTCGCGCAGGACATCAGCCGTCAGTTGTCTCTCGACGATGAGATCGAACAAAACGTGCTGGTCGGCGAGGTAGCGACTGATCTGGTACACCTGACGCAGGTGGCTGTGATTCTCCATGTGCAACTCGCGGAAGAAGCAGCCGATGGCGACATGGGCGTAGCTGCGGAGCCCGGCGAGCAGCTCCGCATTCCCGTCGAAAAACGCGCGGTAGCGCGCGCGGATGTGCGGGAACCGCGACGTCAATTGGATGTAGGCGCCGCCGCCCGCTGCCAGAGCCTGCGCGTGAGCAAGCTCGTCCGCGCCTTCGTTCGCCCCGCGCGATGACATCACCGTGCCCGCCACGCCCAGGGCCAGCGCCAGCTTCTGCTGAAGCAAGTGATCCACGTAGAACCCATGTGCCACCCGGCCTGCGTCACCGTCCTCCTCGTACATCATCGCGTCCATCGCCGGGGCCCAGGTCTCCACGTCGTGGGCGATCTCCTCGCGGAATTCCGTGGCGTCGAAGCTCAGCATCGCGCCCCAGTTGGGGAGAATGTAGAAGTCCCCTCGCACCTCGCTGCCGACTTGCTTGATGAAGGCCAGATTGTGGCGGATGCTCTCGGCCCAGAACAGCTTCGTCTCCGACCACAGCGCTCGCTCCTCGGCAGTGCGTACGCCCCACTGCGAGAGATCCGGTGAGCCGAACATCTTCTCCAATTCGCGCGGCGCGTAGTGCTGCTCCATCCACTTGCGGTAGTCGTGAGCGCGGCCCCATAGCCAGCCGTTGCCGCCCTCCTCGAGTCGCGCCTCATTGAGGTCAGCTGTGCCGAGCCACCGGATCAGCTCCTCGTCGCTGAACGTGTCGGCGAGGAACTTCTTGAAAGTCGGCTCCTCCTTGACCCACTCCAGCCGGCTGCCGCGATAAGCCGGCTCGATCTGCTGTGGATCCGCGATCCCGAACCGGCGCCTCAGCTCTTCCGGCGAGTACGTGCTCGCGAGGTGGCCGCGGAACCTCTCGCGGCAGTATTCGCAGTAGCAGTTCAGTATGCAGTTGTCCACGAACACGCCGTCATATCCGACGCGCGCGATCGCGGTGACGATAACGCGCTGGTACGCATTGTAGTAGGGGTTGTTGACACACGGCGCGAAGCGGAACATGCCGCGGCGCGTGAAGTGCTCGTGGCGCATTTCGTAGTTGAAGTGCGGCCGGCCGTTTCGCTCGCGCGCCAGCCAGTGCAAGGAGTCGGCCTCCGGCCGCGGCCCGATCTCCAGGTCCAGGTACTCGTCCCAGTGATCGTAGAACTCCCACACGCCTCGCCGCAGTTTCGGATCGCCCGCTATCGTCTGGTTGCAGATGTATGGGATGAATGTCTTGACGCCGACGGCATGGATCCGCCGGACCATGTCGGCGATGCGCGCAGTGCGGTCTCGCATCTCCTCGACCGATAGGCGCCGAGCTGCGTCATCACCAAGCAGAACCACCGGGCCGGCCGTGTTGGGAATCGGCGTGTCGTGGGCCACATGCAGCAGGTGCGGCGGCGCGTCCGCGATCCGTTGCACGAGCGCGTCGGGTTCGTCCAGGTGTCCGGCATATCCGCCGTAGTCGAGGATGTATGTGAACGGCGTGGTGGTCAGTGGGAAACGGGCACCGGCCATGCTGCACCTCGGACCTCGTTTGGCGACTGCTTGTCCGCGCTGCCGGCCAAATCCTGCACGAACGGGCGTCGCCCGTCCCAGGGATGAGTCGAGCCGCGCGCCGGCAAGCCGTACGCTCGTCACGGATCCCGGAGACGCGCAGGGAGGCCGGCACAGCCCGTAGAAGGCAACATCGTGTCGCGGCAGCGCCGCGGCGAACGTCCGTCATACGGTTGAGGCGCGGAGCCCGCGAACGGATTCCGCGAAGGAGCATCAGAGATGTCCACGTTCCGAACCGTCAACCTCACTCGCCACTTCAACGCCACGGGAAAGCCCAGGAGCCGCCTGTGGGATAAGTCCGCACAGGAACGCTGGCGGCACCTCCCGCGGGGCGCGCAGCAGTTCTGGGGCATCCCGTTTCGCCTGGGGGCGAAAGACCTCAGTAGGAAAGGGCTCATCGTGCTCGATCGTGCGGGGACGGAGGTCGCAGTCCCTCTGCGCGGCACCGCCACTCACTTGTGCGTCCTGCACTTCTCCGACGCATCGAAACGCGTCGAGTTGGTCGGCGAGCATCTTGCCGACTACACTGTGCAATACGCGGACGGCGGCGAGCACACCCAGCCCATTCGTACGCGATTCGAGATCCATCCCTTCGTCGGCGCGTGGGGGGGCGCGGCTTACGCGGCGGCGGGAGCGCACATGACCAGGGTGGCGCCGGAGGACATGGCCGGCAAGGCCTGGGGGATGTACCAGACCGGGGTTGCCGGTCAGCCGGTCCAGTGCGCGTCATGGGTTTATGCGCTCGAGAACCCGCGCCCTGAGGCGGCGCTGGCCGGCCTCGTTCTCAAGCCCACAGGCAAGCGAGCGATCGCCATTCTCGGGCTTACGCTCTACGAAGGCCCTGGACACCCACTGCGCCACGTCCCGCGTCGCATCTACCGTCTGCTGCTGCCGCCCGAGGCGAAAGCTAAAGCCTCCGACGTGAGTGCCAGCCTCGATATGGGCCATGTGACTCGGCTGTACGCAGTCCCGGCCAAGCCTGACCAGCGATGGCTCGACTCGCCCGAGCGCGGTCTGGGCACCGCGAGGGCGGAAGACAAGCCGACCCGGGAATTCCTGCTCCACGCAACCGGAGCGGAAGGCGCCACGCTCTCGGTGCAGTCCGGGAGGAAGCAGTACAGCATCCCGTTCGGCGAAGCGTTCGACACAG
Proteins encoded in this region:
- a CDS encoding beta-galactosidase trimerization domain-containing protein, yielding MAGARFPLTTTPFTYILDYGGYAGHLDEPDALVQRIADAPPHLLHVAHDTPIPNTAGPVVLLGDDAARRLSVEEMRDRTARIADMVRRIHAVGVKTFIPYICNQTIAGDPKLRRGVWEFYDHWDEYLDLEIGPRPEADSLHWLARERNGRPHFNYEMRHEHFTRRGMFRFAPCVNNPYYNAYQRVIVTAIARVGYDGVFVDNCILNCYCEYCRERFRGHLASTYSPEELRRRFGIADPQQIEPAYRGSRLEWVKEEPTFKKFLADTFSDEELIRWLGTADLNEARLEEGGNGWLWGRAHDYRKWMEQHYAPRELEKMFGSPDLSQWGVRTAEERALWSETKLFWAESIRHNLAFIKQVGSEVRGDFYILPNWGAMLSFDATEFREEIAHDVETWAPAMDAMMYEEDGDAGRVAHGFYVDHLLQQKLALALGVAGTVMSSRGANEGADELAHAQALAAGGGAYIQLTSRFPHIRARYRAFFDGNAELLAGLRSYAHVAIGCFFRELHMENHSHLRQVYQISRYLADQHVLFDLIVERQLTADVLRDYDVLILPEARYLSDDGAAAVEEFAASGGLVVLTGESGCCDDAGKPRHENAFAEPFAAARRGASGLRSSRDGRWVHAVNVASLIGADNISREDALDFAMYSAASLNVPAGRSAAAVYELDRMIGVDRYYDRARLIPWIERGLGYRIRLADGRRAAGVRFHAYRGDDLMLLHAVNYNVPVPDDPRGRP